DNA from Bacteroidota bacterium:
ATAATCAATTTTAACTATTTTTCAGATAGTATATAAAACCAAAAAATTAAATACGAAAGGTATTAAATGGCATTCACTCAAAATAAACGAATTTATTTATCCCCTCCATATGTCGGAGAATGAAATTAAATATGTTCAAGAGGCATTTGCGAGCAATTGGATAGCACCGCTTGGTCCATATGTGGATAGATTTGAAAAAGAAATTGCAAATTATTTAGGGGGAGGAAATTGTGCGGCATTGAATTCGGGAACATCTGCCATTCATTTGGCATTAATATTAAGCGGAGTTGAAGCCGGAGATCATGTAATTTGTCCAACCTTTACTTTTTCTGCCACAGCAAATCCTATTCTTTATCAAAAAGCCATACCTGTTTTTGTGGATAGTGAAATGGAAACATGGAATATGGATCCTGTTCTTTTGCGAAAGGCTATTGAATTTTGCATAAATAAAAATAAAAAACCAAAAGCGATCATTATAGTGCATTTATATGGTATGCCTTGTAAATTGAAGGAGCTTTTAGAAATTGCGGAAGAATATGAAATTCCTGTAATTGAGGATGCAGCGGAATCTTTAGGTTCAAAATATAACAATAGATACACCGGAACATTCAGCAAATTCGGTGTTTTATCCTTTAATGGAAATAAGATCATAACCACATCAGGAGGCGGTGCACTTTTTTCAGAGGATAAAAATGCAATTGAGAAAGCGCGTTTTCTTGCAACGCAATCTCGAGACAAAGCATTACACTACCAACATTCTGAAATTGGGTACAATTACCGATTGAGTAATATTTGTGCTGCTATAGGATGCGGGCAGATGGAAATGCGAACTCGTATTCAGCAACGCAGAAAAAATTTTGAACTCTATAGTGAATTACTTTCAGATACTCCCGGAATAGAATTTTTACAGGAATTAGAAAATACTTTCAGCAACAGATGGCTTACCACAATTACGGTAGATCCGGCATTTACGGGCACAAATAATTTGACAATTATCTCGGCACTGGAAAATGAAAATATTGAGTGCAGACCACTTTGGAAACCACTTCATCTTCAACCCGTATTCTCATCCTTTCCATCCTTTAATAATGGCAATTCTGAGGCCTTATTCAACTCAGGTTTATGCTTGCCATCAGGCTCTTCCCTTCACCCCGACGACCTGTCGGAAATATGCGAAACTATTAAGGAATGTATTAAGGCATAGATTCTTAAGCGGAAATCTCCTTAAATCTTTTAAACAGCACTTTCACGTAACTTTGTTAATACCCCGTGTTTTTCGCGTTAAAGAATGCCTCCGGCTTTTCCATTGTTTAATTTTTAAAGCGGAGATTGAAATAAGGATCGTAAAATCAGATAGTTGATCCAATGGGAGAATTATGGCTGACAACTTGAAAAATTATATTAATAGGAAATTCGGCACCCATATCTTGTCTAAATGGATCGTGCTTAGGTTTGATATAGTTATTACCATTTTTACCTATGGCTTAGCATATATATTGCGAT
Protein-coding regions in this window:
- a CDS encoding aminotransferase class I/II-fold pyridoxal phosphate-dependent enzyme, with the translated sequence MSENEIKYVQEAFASNWIAPLGPYVDRFEKEIANYLGGGNCAALNSGTSAIHLALILSGVEAGDHVICPTFTFSATANPILYQKAIPVFVDSEMETWNMDPVLLRKAIEFCINKNKKPKAIIIVHLYGMPCKLKELLEIAEEYEIPVIEDAAESLGSKYNNRYTGTFSKFGVLSFNGNKIITTSGGGALFSEDKNAIEKARFLATQSRDKALHYQHSEIGYNYRLSNICAAIGCGQMEMRTRIQQRRKNFELYSELLSDTPGIEFLQELENTFSNRWLTTITVDPAFTGTNNLTIISALENENIECRPLWKPLHLQPVFSSFPSFNNGNSEALFNSGLCLPSGSSLHPDDLSEICETIKECIKA